Genomic DNA from uncultured Methanospirillum sp.:
ATGAAATTAAATGCCCTTGTGTTTACCCTGATCGCCGGCCTCTTCCTTGCGGTGATCGTTCTGGCACAGACTGCACCATCGGAAGCAGTCAATAATACAACTGCAATACCCGTGGACAATAAGACAACACCTCCGGCTCCGCCAAATACTACCACAGTAACATATGTACAGGGAGAGCTTCTGGTCCAGTTCAATCCATCGGCATTTCCAAACAACCAGTCCATGCAGGCATCCTCAATGCAGGCAAATGCTGCAATCGGTGCAGTTATGAAGACTGATTATACCCAGCAGGGCATGCCAGGACTTGAACTGGTCAGTCTACCACCGGGAATGACGGTTGAGAAGGGGATCTCATATTATCAGAGCCTTCCAACCGTGAAATATGCTGAGAAGAATGCTATATATTCGATCGCTAATACAACTGTCACAAATAGCAGTATCACATCGCCACCACCTGCAGGAAATACCACAGCATCAGGAGGGTTATTTGTCAGATATAACCAGACCGCTTTTAAGACAAACCAGGATATGCTGGTGTATGCAAACTCAACCAATGCAGTGATTCATGCTTCGGTCATGACAGATTATACAGCATACGGAATGCCGGGTCTTCAGCTTGTCTCACTTCAGCCAAATATGACAACACAGCAGGGAGTTTCATACTACAGCAATGTAACGTATGTTCTCTATGCAGAACCAAATGTTCAGTATACGACGGCGAATATCACCCAGGCCCAGAATACCACCCAGAAGGGCTAACCCTTTTTTAGAGATTAACAGTTGTTTTCAGAAAAGGTCAGGAGAGGTTCTGATACACCTCGTTCCTCCGATCATGATGCACCGGGAATCCATCGCGAACCTCCACAACATGATCAGGACTTATCTCAGTGAAAAGCAGTTCTTCAACCTCCGAGCCCCTTGATAAAACCGTCCCATCCGGACCGGCAACGAGTGAGCCACCGGCATACCGATCAACCGGTGTTTCACCGACAGTATTGATTCCTGCAATGTACATCTGAAACTCGGCTGCCCTGGCTGTAATAAAAAGCTCGAAATGACGCATTCGGGATGCCGGCCAGGCACTTGGCACCAACATTAAATCTACTCCGGCATCACGATACAGTCTGAAGAGATCCGCAAATCTGAGATCGTAGCAGATCGCTATTCCACACCGGCAGCCATCATAAGAGAAGAGAGCGATCTCTTCTCCAGGAGAATAGGCCTGATCCTCATGTCCGGGAAAAAAGAGATGCATTTTGGAGTATCGGGCAATCAGATGCCCATCGGGTCCAATGGCGATTGCCGTGTTGCGTGGACAAGGGTGATGCATCTCGCGGTATGACCCGAGTAGGCCGATGCCAAAATCTCGGGCATATTCCTTGAGGACTGATATGATCTCATCCTCTTCGGTCTGAACAAAGTTCTTGCCATCAAGCGGATCCCACCCAGTTATAACCTGTTCAGGAAATGAGATGAATGAGGCATCACACTCCATCGCCTCGGCAATTCTGTTTTTTATAGATGAGAGAGTGCAGTTCGGATTCTGCCAGCAGGGAGATATCTGGGCGGTGCAGAGGATCATATCGAATAGTGATCATCACTTCCACTTTAAGAAACTGATAGGAAGAATCTACACCACAAAATGACAATGATGATACAGGCGACCTTCCTGCATAACACAAGGATTTCGGAGTGAAACAAAAAACAGAGAGTTTGAATAGAATGGCAGATGAAAGGCAGAAAAAGATAGAACTGGTAATCTCCGGGATGCACTGCGCTAGTTGTGCTATTAACCTGGAGAAGGGACTGTCTGCTGCGGATGGAGTGAGCAATGCACAGGTTAACTTCGGAACAGGAAAAGCGGTTGTGCAATATGATCCCACGTTGACAAACCTAACGATGCTTACCAGGGCAGTTGAAAAAACCGGTTACGGGGTTATCAATGAACAGGTCACGATCAGGGTAGGAGGAATGACCTGCGCTATCTGTGCACAGATCATCGAGACTGTCCTGAAAAACCTGGATGGCGTTGAGGCTGCCACTGTGAACCTCGGTACTGAACGTGCATATGTCACATACAATCCCTCACTTGTTACCCTGTTTCAGATGCGGGATGCCATCATAAATGCGGGCTACCAGTACCTCGGTACGGATAAAAAAGGCACAATCAGGGCTGGCGATGACGATATCAAAGCAGATCTCCACAATAAACTGACGAGAGTTATCGTTGGATTTGCCATATCGGCAGTTCTCATGGGGATGATGGCCGCACCACACGGGCTGATGCACACCCTTGCGTACCTCCAGTTTCTAATAGCCACTCCTGCATTCTTCTGGCTTGGCATGCCGATATTCAGGGCTGCGTTTGCGTCCCTGCGAAACCGGACCCTGAACATGGATGTCATGTATGCCATGGGTACAACGGTTGCGTACCTGGCAAGCGTGCTTGGAACGTTCGGTATCGTTCTGGACATGAGTTACATCCTGTACGAAACTGCCATTATGCTTGCGTCGTTCCTCATGCTTGGAAGGTACCTTGAGACGAGAGCAAAAGGAAGAACCTCATCAGCAATCCAGGCCCTTGTAAGGCTCCAGTCTGACACGGCGGCGGTCATTAGGGGAGATGAAGAGATCCGTGTGCCAGTTGAAGATGTTGCTGTCGGTGACAGGATTGTCATCAGGCCTGGGGACAGGATCCCGGTAGATGGGATCGTCACATCTGGTTCAAGTTTTGTTGATGAATCCATGGTCACCGGTGAACCGCTCCCTGCTGAAAAACTCACAGGAGACGAGATCATTGCCGGAACTCTCGCCACAACAGGAAGTCTGACATTCGAGGCACGGCGTGTTGGTGCTGACACAATGCTCTCGCGAATCATCAGGATGGTTGAAGATGCCCAGGGATCCAAACCACCAGTCCAGAAGATAGCAGATACAGTTGTTACCTGGTTTATTCCTGTTGTTCTGGTGATTGCAGTTGGATCATTTCTCTTCTGGTTCCTGGTAGCTGGTGCAGGCCTTCAGTTTGCAGTCCAGACAATGATCGCTGTCATGGTGGTTGCCTGCCCCTGTGCACTCGGGCTTGCTACACCCACAGCCATCACAGTCGGGGTAGGCAGAGGAGCAGAACTAGGAATTCTAATACGAAACGGAGAGAGCCTTGAAGTTTCAGACCGGCTGACTACGATGCTTTTTGACAAGACCGGCACCCTTACTCAGGGAAAACCGGTAGTGACTGATATTGATGTATTCACAGGTTCACGCTCACTTCTTATCTCCTATGCAGCAGGTCTTGAGTATCTCTCGACCCATCCTCTCGGAGAAGCGATTCTCACACAAGCAGGAGAGGAGGGAATTGATCCTGCCGAAGTCAGCGGATTCACGTATCTCCCGGGTAAAGGACTTACAGGAGAGATTGCCGGGGGGTTGATCCGTGCAGGAAATCATCAGTTTATAGTAGAAGCCGGAGTGTTAGTCGATACGGATGCAGAATTGCAGATTAAACAGAGACAGGAAGAGGGCAAGACAACAGTCCTGGTAGCCAGGGATAATCAACTTCTCGGCCTCATCTCGATTGCTGATTCGGTGAAGCCATCGGCTGCAGCAGCGATTACAGAGTTACGAAAGATGAGAATATCAGCAGGAATGGTAACCGGTGATAACCAGAGGACAGCACGGGCTGTTGGACAGATGGTGGGGATTGACCGTGTGATTGCCGGTGTTCTTCCTGATGAGAAGGAGAATGAAGTCTCCCGGCTGCAACAGCAGAAAGAAGTGGTGGCTTTTGTTGGGGACGGGATTAATGATGCCCCCGCACTTGCCAGGGCTGACACCGGAATTGCGATCGGTTCAGGAACAGATGTCGCAATCGAAAGTGCCGATATCATACTTGTGAGGGATGAGATAACCGATGCAGTCGCCGCAATCCAGTTGTCCCGTAAAGTAATGGGGAGAATCAGACTCAATCTCTTCTGGGCGTTTGCATACAATATCATTCTCATCCCTCTCGCAGCCGGCCTCTTCTACCCGGGAGTCATATTCAGACCTGAATACGGTGCCCTTGCTATGGCACTCTCTTCAGTAACGGTGATATCACTCTCACTGCTTTTGAGGAGATATACCCCACCAATCAGAATGATGACCTTTCAGACCATGCCAGATTCTACTGCCATAGATCCGGTCTGCGGAATGAAAGTAAA
This window encodes:
- a CDS encoding carbon-nitrogen hydrolase family protein, which codes for MILCTAQISPCWQNPNCTLSSIKNRIAEAMECDASFISFPEQVITGWDPLDGKNFVQTEEDEIISVLKEYARDFGIGLLGSYREMHHPCPRNTAIAIGPDGHLIARYSKMHLFFPGHEDQAYSPGEEIALFSYDGCRCGIAICYDLRFADLFRLYRDAGVDLMLVPSAWPASRMRHFELFITARAAEFQMYIAGINTVGETPVDRYAGGSLVAGPDGTVLSRGSEVEELLFTEISPDHVVEVRDGFPVHHDRRNEVYQNLS
- a CDS encoding heavy metal translocating P-type ATPase; this encodes MADERQKKIELVISGMHCASCAINLEKGLSAADGVSNAQVNFGTGKAVVQYDPTLTNLTMLTRAVEKTGYGVINEQVTIRVGGMTCAICAQIIETVLKNLDGVEAATVNLGTERAYVTYNPSLVTLFQMRDAIINAGYQYLGTDKKGTIRAGDDDIKADLHNKLTRVIVGFAISAVLMGMMAAPHGLMHTLAYLQFLIATPAFFWLGMPIFRAAFASLRNRTLNMDVMYAMGTTVAYLASVLGTFGIVLDMSYILYETAIMLASFLMLGRYLETRAKGRTSSAIQALVRLQSDTAAVIRGDEEIRVPVEDVAVGDRIVIRPGDRIPVDGIVTSGSSFVDESMVTGEPLPAEKLTGDEIIAGTLATTGSLTFEARRVGADTMLSRIIRMVEDAQGSKPPVQKIADTVVTWFIPVVLVIAVGSFLFWFLVAGAGLQFAVQTMIAVMVVACPCALGLATPTAITVGVGRGAELGILIRNGESLEVSDRLTTMLFDKTGTLTQGKPVVTDIDVFTGSRSLLISYAAGLEYLSTHPLGEAILTQAGEEGIDPAEVSGFTYLPGKGLTGEIAGGLIRAGNHQFIVEAGVLVDTDAELQIKQRQEEGKTTVLVARDNQLLGLISIADSVKPSAAAAITELRKMRISAGMVTGDNQRTARAVGQMVGIDRVIAGVLPDEKENEVSRLQQQKEVVAFVGDGINDAPALARADTGIAIGSGTDVAIESADIILVRDEITDAVAAIQLSRKVMGRIRLNLFWAFAYNIILIPLAAGLFYPGVIFRPEYGALAMALSSVTVISLSLLLRRYTPPIRMMTFQTMPDSTAIDPVCGMKVNTDTADFTTTYKNNTYYFCNKGCLDTFEKEPEKFLNKK